TCATCAAACCGGGTGAAGAGCACATGTTACATAATCTCGAGGCTCGAATTAGGGAAAAGTGTATAAGCTGTGAGGAACTCTGTAATGATTTGGTTTTTCTTTCAATGGAAAAGGGTTCTACGTATGAAGTACTGCCTATTATTTTAGATGAGCTTGTAAAAAGGGAGCAGAAGATCAAGAAATTCGGGAAATCCCTCGAAATAAAGGAGGAGATGTTTGATATACTTGTACATCTTTCAACTTCGCTCAAATTAGTGCTCGATGTGAACGAAATTCTCTATAAGGGATTAGTGGCCTTTACCGCAGGAAGTAGCTTCGGTTTTAACAGGGCGATCTCATTGCTGGCTGATAATAGAAAACTTTCAGGTCAGTTCGCAATTGGTCCATTAGACCAAAATGAAGCCTTATCTATATGGCACGAAATATCAGATAAAAAACTCACCCTGGAGGAGCTTCTTGTATTTTCTCCGATTGTATTCCATAAGGAAAGCGAAAAGTTTAAAGATGTCCTGGAGGCTATGGATTTTAGCTTACAGGAAGATCCATTCAGAAGTGTATTTCAATCAGAAAACAGTATCAGAATCTCAGATGGAGAAAGGTTGCCGGGTGTTCTTCGTGATTTTTATAAAGATACCCCTTTCTGGATTATTCCTCTGCTCTCACACCTAAGACGTCCGCTAGGTGTTATATTGCTTGATAACTTTCTCACAAAAAAAGAGTTGTCGGTTGAAGAAGTGAAAGCCCTAGAAATCTTTGCACTTGAGATCTCACTTGCATTAGAGAGAGGAATCACGTATGAGGAACTCGAAGGTAAGGTCGAGACTCTTGAAGAGGCAAATGTGAAATTAAAGGAGCATCACGAACTTATCACTAAGCTACGGGCCGAAGCACAAATTGGAGATATGGTACTCCAACTAACTCACTCCTTTAAGAATCCTGTGATTGCAATTGCGGGTCTGGCTAGGATTTTAAAAAAGAAGATCCAACCAGATCTTCCTATCTACAGACACACAAATGCTATACTCGAAGAAGCTGTAAGACTTGAAAAGACGTTAAGAGATTTTGTTGCCTATGCAAAAACAAAGTATCTGTTGGATACATCAAAGATAGATATCAACAAGGTTGTTGGACTTATATACCAGGAAAAAAAATCGGCGGGTAGACAACAGGACGTTAATATTCATCTCAGTCTCTCTGAAGATCTTCCACCTGTCTTCGGGAACGAGTATCAGATATACACATGTATTGAAAATATTGTTAACAACTCCATAGAGGCAATGCCTGATGGTGGTGAGCTTTATATCGCCACCAAAACACAGAATGGATCAATTGCCATTGAGGTGTTTGATACAGGCCCGGGTATTTCGGAAGAAGTAATGAGAAACCTTTTTACGCCCTTTTTCACAACCAAAAGTGTTGGAAGTGGTCTAGGTCTATATACATCAAAAGAGATAATAGAGAAAATGGGTGGTAAAATTTCCCTACATTGTGTGAAAGACAAGGGTTGTACTGTGACATTAAGTCTGCCCCTCTCGGCTGAAAAGGAAAATTATGAGTAAAATCTTGGTTGTAGATGATGAAGAAAATATAAGATTTGTTTTCAAAGAGGTGCTGACTGAAGAAGGTTACGATGTATTTGAGGCAGAATCGGTGGAGGATACATTCGATATCCTTAGTCGTGAACTAATTGATCTTGTACTTTTAGATATAAAATTAAGATCCCAGAGCGGCCTTGATATACTCAAGAGGATAACAAGGGAGTTTCCAGATACACCAGTGCTACTATGCTCGGCTTATGTTTCCTTTCAAAATGATTATACGGCATGGCTCGCCGATGGTTATATTGTAAAATCGAGTGATCCCGAGGAGCTATTGGAAGAAGTGGACAAAGTTCTGAAGATGAGAGGGAAGTTATAATGAAGGCTGTTGTTCTCGCGGGAGGTTTTGGTACAAGGATTAAGCCGCTAACTTATTCGCTGCCCAAGCCCATGCTTCCGCTCGGGGGTAAACCGATCATTGAGCATGTAATAAATCTTGTAAAGCAAAATGGCTTCAATGATCTAATATTCCTGCTCTATTTTCAGCCGGATGCGATAAAAAATTACCTTAGTGACGGATCAGGGCTAGGCGTTAAGATAAATTATATGATCCCTCCAGAGGATTATGGTACTGCTGGAGCGGTAAAGTACGCCTCGGATATATTGAAAGGCGACGAACCTTTTCTGGTTATAAGCGGGGATTTGCTTGCGGACGTCGATCTCGCGGCAATGTTTACATTCCACAAAGAGAAAAATGCAATGGTAACTATTGGCTTGACCTCAGTCAAGGATCCTCTTCAGTTTGGAATAGTAATCACGGATAAGGATGGCAGGGTTGTGAGATTTCTTGAAAAGCCTGGTTGGGGAGAGGTATTTAGTGATTCTGTAAACGCCGGAATATACATAGTTGATCCTGCGATTTTAGACAATATACCAGGCAAACAGTCATTTGATTTTAGTCATGATTTGTTTCCGAGGCTTCTTGGTGAGGAGAAACCAATTTATGGATATATATTGAGTGGCTATTGGCGAGATGTCGGAGATCCATCTTCTTATATACAAGCGAATATGGATATTCTGGCTGGCAGGGTTAATGTGAAGGGTTCGGGTAGCAGGATGGATGTAGTTGGTAAAGATATATGGCTGGGAGAAAATGCCGAAATTGCTAACGACGCTCAGCTTGAGGGGACTGTTATAGTTGGCAGAAGTGTAAGAATCAATGGCGGTTCAAGGATAGTCAATTCTATAATAGGAAACAGCACCATTATTGGCCAAAGCGCTAATATTATAGATAGCGTAATATGGGATGATACGAATGTTGGCGAGAGTACTAGTATCGATAGCAGTGTTATATGTTCCAAGGTAAGAATTGGCAAGGACGTCCTGATTGAGCCCGGTGTAGTTGTCTCGGAAAATTGTTCTATAGGGGATGAGGCTGTTATAAGACAGGGTGTTAAGATTTGGCCTAGTAAGGAAATTGAATCAAGAGCCATTGTATCCACGAACCTTATCTGGGGTGAAAGGTGGAAGAGGAGCTTATTTGAGGAATCCAAGGTATCCGGCCTTTCGAATTTTGAACTTACTCCTGAATTTGCAGCGAAGCTTGGTGCAGCATTGGCCTCTATTTTACCTAAGGGTTCTTCGGTGCTGATGGGCAGGGATACATATCGTGCACCTAGGATGATAAAGAGGGCTTTTGTCGCAGGGGTTCTGTCAGCGGGAGTTAACGTAAAGGATTTGAAAGCGGTCCCTATTCCTATCCTCAGATATAAACTTCAGACTTTTGGTGAGGTCGGGGGGGTTTATTTCAGATATTCACTGGAAAATCCGGAGGTAACTGAGATCCTGTTTTATGACTCACACGCGTTCGAGACTTCTGTATCCTTTGAGAAGACCTTCGAAAGGATCTTCCATAGAGAGGATTTTCGACGGGTATCTGAGGGTGGTGTGGGAAGAATCAGTGACCTTAGCGGTATTGTCGATTTCTATAAAGAGGGCTTCATAAGTTCAATAAAAGAAGAGATTATTAAGGAAAAGAAATTCAGAATTGTAGTTGATTTCGCTTTTGGACCTTCTTCGGAGTATTTTCCCTCAATACTAAATGAATTGGGTTGCGAGGTAATAAGTCTCAATGCATACACTGTTGAACATGGTAGTGGAGTTGATCCTAGCAGAGCACTGGCACTCCTATCCAGCATTGTTAAAGCAACTGATTCGACGGCTGGGTTCTGGCTTGATCCTTGGGCTGAGAGAGTATACTTCGTAGATGAAAAAGGAAGAATTTATAGAGATCTCGATTCCTTCTTTCTTTTGTTTAACCTGATCCTAAAAGCTGAGGAGCCAGGGGTTTGTGCTGTACCTTTATTCGTTCCCTCAAGCGTTGAGTATATCGCGAAAGAAAATAATTTTGATGTCGTAAGGACAAAAAATAGCATCAGAGCTCTATCTGATTCGGCAAGGAATAGAGACGTTAAACTGGCAAGCTATCCTGATGGAAGGTTTATATTTCCCGAATTTCAGATTGCTTATGATGGAATGTTTACACTCGCTAAAATGCTTGAGCTTATGGCTGAACTGGATATAAGGCTATCAGAAGTCTCGAAGGCTATACCTAAGTTTAATTTTCATCACGCAACTATTCCGTGTCCCTGGGAGGCGAAGGGTGTGGTGATGAGGATGGCGTCTCAAGAGGCTATGGGAATGGAAGCATCTTTCCTTGATGGCGTAAAAATTTCATTCAATGGTTCATGGGTTCTAATATTCCCAGACCAGTACAAATCATTGATACACTTATACACTGAAGCAAATACGGAAAATGAAGCGTCTATTCTAACAAATGACTATACTAAAAAGATTGAGAATTGGATAAAAACTTAACTTGATATACATTGTTAATTTTAATTTGATAAAGATACGAGAGATCCTTTCGATATGCAGATTGCACAAATTCCTAAAATGTCGTTTTTATTTTCGATAATTTTAGGTCTAAACCTTTTATCATATACGGTTCAGCCTTACATACTGCCATCGGGTAAGCATTCCTTATCATACACAGTTGAAAATTGCCCATCACATAAAAATCGAAATCCGGTATCGCGATTAATTCAGGTTTTTATAAAGTCAGACAAAGATGAAGGTA
The window above is part of the Thermodesulfobacteriota bacterium genome. Proteins encoded here:
- a CDS encoding HAMP domain-containing sensor histidine kinase, with product MAKFGDSYCWMIKNDPRVCPFIKPGEEHMLHNLEARIREKCISCEELCNDLVFLSMEKGSTYEVLPIILDELVKREQKIKKFGKSLEIKEEMFDILVHLSTSLKLVLDVNEILYKGLVAFTAGSSFGFNRAISLLADNRKLSGQFAIGPLDQNEALSIWHEISDKKLTLEELLVFSPIVFHKESEKFKDVLEAMDFSLQEDPFRSVFQSENSIRISDGERLPGVLRDFYKDTPFWIIPLLSHLRRPLGVILLDNFLTKKELSVEEVKALEIFALEISLALERGITYEELEGKVETLEEANVKLKEHHELITKLRAEAQIGDMVLQLTHSFKNPVIAIAGLARILKKKIQPDLPIYRHTNAILEEAVRLEKTLRDFVAYAKTKYLLDTSKIDINKVVGLIYQEKKSAGRQQDVNIHLSLSEDLPPVFGNEYQIYTCIENIVNNSIEAMPDGGELYIATKTQNGSIAIEVFDTGPGISEEVMRNLFTPFFTTKSVGSGLGLYTSKEIIEKMGGKISLHCVKDKGCTVTLSLPLSAEKENYE
- a CDS encoding response regulator produces the protein MSKILVVDDEENIRFVFKEVLTEEGYDVFEAESVEDTFDILSRELIDLVLLDIKLRSQSGLDILKRITREFPDTPVLLCSAYVSFQNDYTAWLADGYIVKSSDPEELLEEVDKVLKMRGKL
- a CDS encoding sugar phosphate nucleotidyltransferase — protein: MKAVVLAGGFGTRIKPLTYSLPKPMLPLGGKPIIEHVINLVKQNGFNDLIFLLYFQPDAIKNYLSDGSGLGVKINYMIPPEDYGTAGAVKYASDILKGDEPFLVISGDLLADVDLAAMFTFHKEKNAMVTIGLTSVKDPLQFGIVITDKDGRVVRFLEKPGWGEVFSDSVNAGIYIVDPAILDNIPGKQSFDFSHDLFPRLLGEEKPIYGYILSGYWRDVGDPSSYIQANMDILAGRVNVKGSGSRMDVVGKDIWLGENAEIANDAQLEGTVIVGRSVRINGGSRIVNSIIGNSTIIGQSANIIDSVIWDDTNVGESTSIDSSVICSKVRIGKDVLIEPGVVVSENCSIGDEAVIRQGVKIWPSKEIESRAIVSTNLIWGERWKRSLFEESKVSGLSNFELTPEFAAKLGAALASILPKGSSVLMGRDTYRAPRMIKRAFVAGVLSAGVNVKDLKAVPIPILRYKLQTFGEVGGVYFRYSLENPEVTEILFYDSHAFETSVSFEKTFERIFHREDFRRVSEGGVGRISDLSGIVDFYKEGFISSIKEEIIKEKKFRIVVDFAFGPSSEYFPSILNELGCEVISLNAYTVEHGSGVDPSRALALLSSIVKATDSTAGFWLDPWAERVYFVDEKGRIYRDLDSFFLLFNLILKAEEPGVCAVPLFVPSSVEYIAKENNFDVVRTKNSIRALSDSARNRDVKLASYPDGRFIFPEFQIAYDGMFTLAKMLELMAELDIRLSEVSKAIPKFNFHHATIPCPWEAKGVVMRMASQEAMGMEASFLDGVKISFNGSWVLIFPDQYKSLIHLYTEANTENEASILTNDYTKKIENWIKT